A region of the Ciona intestinalis chromosome 12, KH, whole genome shotgun sequence genome:
ACCCTCGAATACATTAACcacaacaaagttacataccccAACCACGTCCACAGGGCTCCTATAAGCGGTACTTCTGCAAGTGCCTTTTACAAAATCCCAAAAATGAATTCCCTTCCTCGAAACGTTCGCTCCAACCCTGCGCGCACTCATGCGTGGAGAGCAGCGGTGCGTGAACAATGTAGAGGTTCGGACCGCCTTGCCAGATCTCTTCCACACGACATTGTAAAGATTGGTGGCTTCAGTcaaagtatgacgtcatcacccgCCATCACCCTCTGCAGCAGCGGAATGCaggcttgtgacgtcacaaacagcTACAAACTTTCGAAAGCGATCGCGAAATCACCGGTATCTAGAGTAAGAAATCGAAAGTCGGCGCTGCGGAAGACGAGACGCCGTCATCGAACCGGTTCATCCGTCAAGACTCGACATTGCAGGAAACGAGCACGGCTTCGTCGTAATTCAAATCTTTACACCAAGGTATGTCCAATTACTCATcacagttttttaaagtaatttttttgcgAAACGGAATGTGTATAAAAATGGCCGCTGTGGGACAGTGGTAAGAGCGCTGGCCAATTATAGTGAAAAATTACTATATTCGAAGTTCGGTGCCGGTCATTGGTCTAACCAGATCATCACTAACGGGTTGAAATATGACACCTATGATAAATGCCTGACGTTGCTGCTTCACTccgaaataaattaaagtgaATATAAATTCAACATGATAAATTCGATACACGTTTATATTGGTTAAATTGCGTTCCGGACCACTTTTCGATCTTCGTACATTTTTCGGATTTTTGGCTTAAAACACAACCAACATGTTCCATTGAGGTTTTTCTTATCCAGCTCATAACTTTGAAAGGCACGCGCCGTTGAACGGGCATCGATTTTCTGACAAGACAAAATTAATTTCCCTTGTGTTTGGTCGTTCCACACATTTATTCCGCTAAATGCACCGAAACTGCGAACGAGGGTTCTTGgaatttttattagaaatgaTAACCAGCTTACATACGTGCCCAATAAGAATATAGTGCGGGCAATAACAGACCGTGCAAATTATGAACATAAAAGCTTAGTGTTTTCGAAGCTCCCACAGCATGCTTGGGTATAAGACACGGTCCTATCGATTGAAAGAGTCTCTTACGATTTCTACCGCGATCGATTGACACAGTGACGCACTTCCTACGTCATAAGACGATGAATAGACTCCCCAGCATCGGTTTAAAATAAGcgctcgtgacgtcatttcagTATTGCGGCGTCATTACGAATTTTAAAtgacatttttgtttcaaccTGAATTCAAATTGATATTGACAGCATGTATTTAAGGATGTAACATTACGCCTAATGATCAATAAGttcaatattaataaacttcCAGTGCGTCGGAAGTCTCTGGCATCATGCGCCTGATAAATAGTTGAGCCATATTAATCAACAACGGATCTGTGTGTTGTAATAAGACACAATGTAGAATggaggaagataggacactttgtcactctattttctagtcgcatttggtagtaaacgaagaacattcaaagaattataaaaccgtatcttcgcGACTCTTCCtctttttggtagtaaacgaagaacattcaaagaattataaaaccgtatcctcgcgacttcactatttttggtagtaaacgaagaacatccaaagaattataaaaccgtatcctcgcgactccaatatactgttgttaattgtttaaaccatatGGTTAGGCGAATATTTGAACATTACGTTCTTAAAGTGTCCAATCTCCCCCCGACGTACTATATGGTGAATACACTATAAGATACATTGAaccatttaaacaattgaacTTCTAGTCAGTGGAAATCGTTTTAACCAGAACAATTTACCTCAGAAAATTTACTACAAATCAACAAATCGTAACATCTACGCTGAACCGGCGTCGGACAATTTCTTTTTGGCTCTGTTTGCATCTTTGTTTTGCTGCCTTCCGCTCGGCCTTGCATCACTGTGCTACACTTACAGAGTaagaaactttgtttttctcaatttttGCTGTTGTTGATTAAATTTAGTAGTGACtcatgcatttttttaaatatcaccGAGTTGAAATTTTTAGGCAATTAAACTGTGTAGTTTGGTACACATGTCATTAAATCATCGACAAAATGAGTCATTTACCAAGCTTTAAATACCAAACTCAACTCTAAACCCAGATTTGAGTCACTGTTGACCACAAACACGTTTTCCTTGAATTAAAACTAGGACAGTTTTTGTAAACGATACCACAACAGTAAGGTCATGTTGTTTTCAACGTATGTAATTGATTTCTGGCGAACTCCCGACTTGTTTGCAAGTTGtagttacaaaaaatatccgatgttttaccttttcttgtttgtttgcgaattttttaaattgtgttctTGGAGGAGtgtaatatttacaaaagaaaaacacaaaacttataCTACAGAATAGTTGGATTTGTTTTCAGTACTTAATACTATATACGGGtcaaacaacttttacaactTGCCAGTAATTTTTACTCCCTCTAGGTGAAAAAACATTTGGCCAACAAAGACCACGACAAGGCGCACATGAGCTCTCTTCTTGGAAGAAGTCTTGCTAACACTGGTGTGATGCTGGGAATTACTGGCCTTGCTATAACTCTTGTATTTTTCATCGTCAGAGCGAATATGCCGTATGCTTCAATGGAATATGATTACTACTTGC
Encoded here:
- the LOC108949972 gene encoding uncharacterized protein LOC108949972; translation: MTIMHDAASPTDHWRYIVREITDGLRGAREESEESKWRDHKKKEGKKEVDANARESRSKSMRDVGIPYEEDQTDFTKYSGGFIPIDYREREQCPDTSGWRNGHTGTLSSIHGLKHKQEPGTSPQWKRSASVSCVFSPVGVHNVNNRMLPLGRGQWYPIEKENYIQNYNDGSSDDSTEFVLVNEASTSFKRVNTVRETSFSARRGCPETTLEYINHNKVTYPNHVHRAPISGTSASAFYKIPKMNSLPRNVRSNPARTHAWRAAVREQCRGSDRLARSLPHDIVKIGGFSQSMTSSPAITLCSSGMQACDVTNSYKLSKAIAKSPVSRVRNRKSALRKTRRRHRTGSSVKTRHCRKRARLRRNSNLYTKKIYYKSTNRNIYAEPASDNFFLALFASLFCCLPLGLASLCYTYRVKKHLANKDHDKAHMSSLLGRSLANTGVMLGITGLAITLVFFIVRANMPYASMEYDYYLPEYMSGG